A region of Paractinoplanes abujensis DNA encodes the following proteins:
- a CDS encoding BTAD domain-containing putative transcriptional regulator: MRFEVLGPVRVCDDDNGEVAVPPKPRALLAVLLAAGGKPVTVDRLLTELWPDGAPSTATATLQMHVSALRKVVGDRVGTGAGGYRLDLTGAGFDAAEFERTRDLGLWRGDPYEGVAAGPSVAAASARLAELRLQARQEWAQRALADGRHVEAATELAGWVAAQPTAEGLVRLLMVALYRSGRSGEALSTYDRTAAALADLGAHPGPELDALAAAVRRQDPTLDRPAPGVPAQRNRFIGRRAELDRVIELLGQARLLTIAGPGGAGKTRLSVELAREVAADHETVHVVELAEHRDGPLEIRLAAAAGIREEPGTPILDTVTRQLSGRVLLVLDNCEHVLAEAAKLAYTLLAACPGLRIVATSREQLGLSGEVIFTLGGLATPAPGSTDPHSDAVRLLADRVAAARGGTGLAPAEQAVAAELCRRLDGLPLAIELAAARLRALPLSEVVSRLDRQLDLLTGRSPVARHQTMRAAIDWGYELLDVPQQELLRRLGVFAGGFELAAAAAVAGGDPLDPLTQLVDRSMVEWRDGRYRLIETIREYARERLGPAERASAYGELVGYWTTRLATPPPVDGPAHTAWVTTIGAEHDTIVAAADWALREGDPARGLEIVAAMWWYWWVAGRMAEGLGWLDRALAGSAEPSALRARALRAAAALARNSGDLVRARQLGEEGLATFRTLDDRKGVIAALNNLLITAQAQEDYPASLAFGREALEVAERENDARMVAAASNNTAGTLRCMGRLDEAEELFTKGLTGFRALNDRRGEAAALSNLSMIDRRRGRYEPARTAMREALAIYTELGITEGQLDAVEGLAQLDVLESAAENGLRLLVLAERERSALGAPSFTPDEIADRDAAEAAARAALSPAQVARAYRAASETSLDRAVAELL; encoded by the coding sequence GTGCGGTTCGAGGTTCTGGGGCCGGTTCGGGTGTGCGACGACGACAACGGCGAGGTGGCGGTGCCACCGAAACCGCGCGCGTTGCTGGCCGTGCTGCTGGCGGCCGGTGGCAAACCGGTGACGGTGGACAGGCTGCTTACCGAGTTGTGGCCGGACGGCGCGCCGTCGACGGCCACGGCGACGCTGCAGATGCACGTCTCCGCGTTGCGCAAGGTGGTGGGTGACCGGGTCGGCACGGGCGCCGGCGGCTACCGGCTCGACCTGACCGGGGCGGGTTTCGACGCGGCCGAGTTCGAGCGCACACGGGATCTGGGGCTGTGGCGCGGCGACCCGTACGAGGGGGTGGCCGCGGGGCCGTCCGTCGCGGCGGCTTCGGCCCGGCTGGCCGAGCTGCGGCTGCAGGCCCGGCAGGAGTGGGCGCAGCGGGCCCTGGCCGACGGCCGGCACGTCGAGGCGGCGACCGAGCTGGCCGGGTGGGTGGCCGCTCAGCCCACCGCCGAGGGCCTGGTGCGGCTGCTGATGGTGGCCCTTTATCGCTCGGGCCGGTCCGGCGAGGCCCTTTCCACGTACGACCGGACGGCCGCGGCCCTGGCCGACCTGGGCGCCCATCCCGGCCCCGAACTGGACGCGCTGGCCGCCGCCGTGCGCCGGCAGGACCCGACCCTCGACCGGCCCGCGCCCGGTGTGCCGGCTCAGCGCAACCGGTTCATCGGGCGGCGGGCCGAGCTCGACCGGGTGATCGAGCTGCTGGGCCAGGCCCGGCTGTTGACGATCGCCGGGCCGGGCGGGGCCGGCAAGACCCGGCTCAGTGTCGAACTGGCCCGTGAGGTGGCCGCCGACCACGAGACGGTGCACGTGGTCGAGTTGGCCGAGCACCGGGACGGCCCGTTGGAGATCCGGCTGGCCGCGGCGGCGGGCATCCGCGAGGAACCGGGCACCCCGATCTTGGACACGGTGACGCGGCAGCTCAGCGGGCGGGTCCTGCTGGTGCTCGACAACTGCGAGCACGTGCTGGCCGAGGCCGCGAAGCTGGCGTACACCCTGCTCGCGGCCTGCCCGGGGTTGCGGATCGTGGCCACCAGCCGGGAACAGCTCGGGCTCAGCGGCGAAGTGATCTTCACGTTGGGCGGGCTGGCCACTCCCGCGCCCGGTTCCACCGACCCGCATTCCGACGCCGTACGGCTGCTGGCCGATCGGGTGGCCGCGGCGCGCGGCGGCACCGGGCTGGCCCCGGCCGAACAGGCGGTGGCGGCCGAGCTGTGCCGCCGGTTGGACGGCCTGCCGCTCGCCATCGAACTGGCCGCGGCCCGGCTGCGCGCGCTGCCGCTGTCCGAGGTCGTGTCGCGCCTGGACCGCCAGCTCGACCTGCTCACCGGCCGCTCCCCGGTGGCCCGGCACCAGACGATGCGGGCCGCCATCGACTGGGGGTACGAGCTGCTCGACGTCCCCCAGCAGGAGCTGCTGCGCCGGCTGGGCGTGTTCGCGGGCGGCTTCGAGCTCGCGGCGGCGGCCGCGGTGGCCGGCGGGGACCCGCTCGACCCGCTGACCCAGCTGGTCGACCGGTCCATGGTCGAGTGGCGGGACGGGCGTTACCGGCTGATCGAGACGATCCGCGAGTACGCCCGCGAACGCCTCGGTCCGGCCGAGCGCGCCTCGGCGTACGGGGAACTGGTGGGTTATTGGACGACCAGGCTGGCCACGCCGCCGCCCGTGGACGGGCCCGCGCACACCGCGTGGGTGACCACGATCGGAGCCGAGCACGACACGATCGTGGCCGCCGCCGACTGGGCGCTGCGCGAAGGCGATCCGGCGCGCGGGCTGGAGATCGTGGCCGCGATGTGGTGGTACTGGTGGGTCGCCGGGCGGATGGCCGAGGGGCTGGGGTGGCTGGACCGGGCGCTGGCGGGCTCGGCGGAACCGTCCGCGTTGCGGGCCCGAGCGCTGCGGGCGGCGGCCGCGCTGGCCCGCAACTCAGGTGACCTCGTACGGGCCCGGCAGCTCGGCGAGGAAGGACTGGCCACCTTCCGCACCCTGGACGACCGCAAGGGCGTGATCGCGGCGCTGAACAATCTGCTGATCACCGCGCAGGCCCAGGAGGACTACCCGGCTTCGCTGGCCTTCGGACGGGAGGCGCTGGAGGTGGCCGAGCGCGAGAACGACGCCCGGATGGTGGCCGCGGCCTCCAACAACACCGCGGGCACGCTGCGCTGCATGGGCCGCCTGGACGAGGCCGAGGAGCTGTTCACGAAGGGGCTGACCGGGTTCCGCGCCCTCAACGACCGGCGGGGCGAGGCGGCGGCGCTGAGCAACCTGTCCATGATCGACCGGCGGCGGGGCCGTTACGAACCGGCCCGTACGGCGATGCGCGAGGCTCTGGCCATCTACACCGAGCTGGGCATCACCGAGGGGCAGCTGGACGCCGTGGAAGGCCTGGCCCAGCTGGACGTGCTCGAATCCGCCGCGGAGAACGGGCTGCGGCTGCTCGTGCTGGCCGAGCGGGAACGGTCGGCCCTGGGCGCGCCCAGTTTCACCCCCGACGAGATCGCCGACCGGGACGCCGCCGAGGCCGCCGCCCGCGCCGCGCTGTCACCCGCTCAGGTGGCCCGCGCGTACCGCGCAGCGTCGGAGACGTCGCTGGACCGGGCGGTGGCCGAGCTTCTTTAG
- a CDS encoding M20/M25/M40 family metallo-hydrolase: MTDPDGTLAAIDAAIAAGAADAQQLLVDLVAVRSVNPRQPGVDGADYEGGERRANEVLAEALRPLGFDLNWVEVAEGRPNLVAVRPGSGGGRSLALNGHIDTVAPQRGRFDNPWQAVVEDGYLYGLGATDMKAGHAAMWLASKALRDAGVTLDGDLHIHSVVGEETMSHEIGTTAVLEAGYTVDGALVPEPTSPEPRVLDVSNVAAGNYLFSLTVRGKSAHWAARNLAIRAGGTGDAIGVNAIDKAFYVYQAMRQLEEQWAFSKSHPAFPPGAFIIHPGVLRADVGVEAAPFFPDRARIDYLLSFPPGNTSEQIRREIEHHIRTASDLDPWLREHPVEFTWTDTWPPAYTDPESEFTRQMMAARTGLAGADPRVHPLAAPVTAAAQSDANFYEAQGIPALVCGPGDVRRAHAADERVRLENIALSAAFLARAALNWCNRP; encoded by the coding sequence ATGACCGACCCCGACGGCACCCTGGCCGCCATCGACGCCGCGATCGCGGCCGGCGCGGCCGACGCCCAGCAGCTGCTCGTCGACCTGGTCGCCGTGCGCAGCGTCAACCCGCGCCAGCCCGGCGTCGACGGCGCCGACTACGAGGGCGGGGAGCGGCGGGCCAACGAGGTCCTGGCCGAGGCGTTGCGCCCGCTGGGGTTCGACCTCAACTGGGTCGAGGTGGCCGAGGGCCGTCCCAACCTGGTCGCCGTGCGGCCGGGCTCCGGCGGGGGCCGGTCCCTCGCGCTCAACGGGCACATCGACACGGTGGCCCCGCAGCGGGGCCGCTTCGACAACCCGTGGCAGGCGGTCGTCGAGGACGGCTACCTGTACGGGCTCGGCGCCACCGACATGAAGGCCGGGCACGCGGCGATGTGGCTGGCCTCCAAGGCGCTGCGGGACGCCGGCGTCACGCTCGACGGCGACCTGCACATCCACTCCGTGGTCGGCGAGGAGACCATGAGCCACGAGATCGGCACCACGGCCGTGCTCGAGGCGGGTTACACGGTGGACGGTGCCCTGGTGCCCGAGCCGACCTCGCCCGAGCCCCGGGTGCTCGACGTCTCCAACGTGGCGGCCGGCAACTATCTGTTCTCGCTGACCGTACGGGGGAAGTCGGCGCACTGGGCCGCCCGCAACCTGGCCATCCGGGCCGGCGGCACCGGCGACGCGATCGGCGTCAACGCCATCGACAAGGCGTTCTACGTCTATCAGGCGATGCGCCAGCTCGAGGAGCAGTGGGCCTTCAGCAAGAGCCATCCGGCCTTCCCGCCGGGCGCGTTCATCATCCATCCGGGGGTGCTGCGCGCGGACGTCGGTGTCGAGGCGGCACCGTTCTTCCCCGACCGGGCCCGCATCGACTACCTGCTGTCGTTCCCGCCCGGCAACACGTCCGAGCAGATCCGCCGGGAGATCGAGCACCACATCCGTACGGCCTCGGACCTTGACCCTTGGCTGCGGGAACACCCGGTCGAGTTCACCTGGACCGACACGTGGCCACCGGCCTACACCGACCCCGAGAGCGAGTTCACCCGGCAGATGATGGCCGCGCGCACCGGGCTGGCCGGCGCCGACCCACGGGTCCATCCGCTGGCTGCTCCGGTCACCGCGGCGGCGCAGTCGGACGCCAACTTCTACGAGGCCCAGGGCATCCCGGCCCTGGTCTGCGGGCCCGGTGACGTCCGCCGGGCGCACGCGGCCGACGAGCGGGTGCGGCTCGAGAACATCGCCCTCTCCGCCGCCTTCCTCGCCCGGGCCGCGCTGAACTGGTGCAACCGACCGTAA
- a CDS encoding ABC transporter permease: MTNTAPPPTATPDLSSAFLDRSTPLSRVRDLLHRYPAISPAVVLVVAVLVFGLLNERFLAPANLSLITQQVAVVGTLAIAQTLVILTAGIDLSVGAAMVLSAMVMAQSASSSGVPPTLSLVLGLAAGIAAGSLNGLLVTRLKLPPFIVTLGTLSIFTALTLLYTGGNTVRGAELSDTLKLTGETIPVLGIKISVGVLIMLALYVLIAYVLKRTAWGRHVYAVGDDKEAARLSGVRVNRVLASVYLVAGAIIAITAWIQIGRTSAASPNSGVDLNLDSITAVVIGGTSLFGGRGVIWGTLLGALIVGVFRNGLALAGLDVLYQTLTVGVLVIVAVAVDQWIRKAKS, translated from the coding sequence ATGACCAATACCGCACCGCCGCCGACCGCGACACCGGATCTGTCGTCGGCCTTTCTTGACCGCTCGACGCCGCTCTCCCGCGTGCGCGACCTGCTGCACCGGTATCCCGCCATCAGCCCCGCCGTCGTCCTGGTCGTCGCGGTGCTCGTGTTCGGGCTGCTCAACGAGCGTTTTCTGGCCCCGGCCAACCTGTCCCTGATCACCCAGCAGGTGGCCGTCGTGGGCACCCTGGCCATCGCGCAGACCCTGGTCATCCTGACCGCGGGAATCGATCTCTCGGTGGGTGCCGCGATGGTCCTGTCGGCCATGGTGATGGCCCAGTCGGCGTCCTCCTCCGGGGTGCCGCCGACGCTCAGCCTGGTGCTCGGGCTGGCCGCCGGCATCGCCGCGGGCAGCCTCAACGGGTTGCTCGTGACCCGCCTCAAACTGCCGCCGTTCATCGTGACGCTGGGGACGCTGAGCATCTTCACCGCCTTGACGCTGCTCTACACCGGTGGCAACACGGTGCGCGGCGCCGAGCTGTCCGACACGCTCAAGCTCACCGGCGAGACCATCCCGGTGCTCGGCATCAAGATCAGTGTCGGCGTGCTCATCATGCTCGCCCTCTACGTCCTGATCGCGTACGTGCTCAAGCGGACCGCGTGGGGACGGCACGTCTACGCCGTGGGCGACGACAAGGAAGCCGCGCGGCTCTCCGGTGTCCGGGTCAACCGGGTGCTGGCCTCGGTCTACTTGGTCGCCGGGGCGATCATCGCGATCACCGCCTGGATCCAGATCGGGCGTACCAGCGCGGCCAGCCCGAACTCGGGGGTCGACCTGAACTTGGACTCCATCACCGCGGTCGTGATCGGCGGCACCAGCCTGTTCGGTGGTCGCGGCGTCATCTGGGGCACGCTGCTGGGTGCCCTGATCGTTGGCGTGTTCCGCAACGGCCTGGCCCTGGCCGGCCTGGACGTCCTCTATCAGACCCTGACGGTCGGCGTTCTCGTGATCGTGGCCGTGGCGGTCGACCAGTGGATCCGAAAGGCGAAGTCATGA
- a CDS encoding PfkB family carbohydrate kinase: MSTWVAVVGDNCVDRYSGGEEREYSGGNAFNVAVQLARAGVTVRYFGAVGTDALAAVIRSGLEVNGIATGDLTVLDGPTAVTEISVAANGDRTFDREDFGVTAEYFPADAEIDRIAGAAWVHIGMLPEATRLRKALAGRVTISQDCAVATGVTDLDVAFLSAGETGDARELAAGTAASGVGVVVATRGAEGSVGLSEGRWYEQAALPADVVDTTGAGDSFIAGFIAARLRRATLPEALATGARFAAATCAYRSGWPHRPLDKESR; this comes from the coding sequence GTGAGCACCTGGGTCGCCGTCGTCGGCGACAACTGCGTGGACCGCTACTCCGGCGGCGAGGAACGCGAATACTCCGGCGGCAACGCCTTCAACGTGGCGGTTCAGCTGGCCCGGGCCGGCGTGACCGTACGCTACTTCGGCGCGGTCGGCACCGACGCGCTTGCGGCCGTCATCCGGTCGGGGCTCGAGGTCAACGGCATCGCGACCGGCGACCTCACCGTGCTCGACGGGCCGACGGCGGTCACCGAGATCAGCGTGGCCGCCAACGGCGACCGCACCTTCGACCGAGAGGACTTCGGCGTCACCGCCGAGTACTTCCCGGCCGACGCCGAGATCGACCGGATCGCCGGGGCCGCCTGGGTCCACATCGGCATGCTGCCCGAGGCCACCCGGCTGCGGAAGGCGCTGGCCGGGCGGGTCACCATCAGCCAGGACTGCGCGGTCGCGACCGGGGTGACCGACCTCGACGTCGCGTTCCTGTCGGCCGGTGAGACCGGCGACGCCCGCGAACTGGCCGCGGGCACGGCCGCCTCCGGCGTGGGCGTGGTGGTGGCGACGCGCGGCGCCGAGGGCTCGGTCGGCCTGAGCGAGGGCCGCTGGTACGAGCAGGCGGCCTTGCCGGCCGACGTGGTCGATACGACCGGGGCCGGGGACAGCTTCATCGCCGGTTTCATCGCGGCTCGCCTGCGCCGCGCCACGCTGCCCGAGGCGCTGGCCACGGGCGCCCGCTTCGCCGCGGCCACCTGTGCGTACCGCTCGGGCTGGCCGCACCGGCCACTGGACAAGGAGTCACGATGA
- a CDS encoding DUF3558 family protein: MKHRLVALAALAAVSLTGGCGLIESAVNGTPAPAQTTPAKAKPTPAGTEPTADSGFGSVKDSGDIPDVCRLLSKQEVTSLTGRTITQIDEDGAEPGDATRFCQWQQESGQLAVFLSRTTASDFDVMIAEATPVDGVGEDAFLLSGHLYVLYGTVQLDIYSRGGSDEQNLAEAKKVAKVLLPRV, from the coding sequence GTGAAGCACCGCCTCGTCGCCCTGGCCGCCCTCGCCGCCGTCTCCCTGACCGGGGGCTGCGGCCTCATCGAGTCCGCCGTCAACGGCACGCCCGCCCCGGCCCAGACCACCCCGGCCAAGGCCAAGCCGACGCCGGCCGGCACCGAGCCCACCGCCGACTCGGGCTTCGGCTCGGTCAAGGACTCCGGCGACATCCCCGACGTGTGCCGGCTGCTCTCCAAGCAGGAGGTCACGTCGCTGACCGGCCGCACGATCACCCAGATCGACGAGGACGGCGCCGAACCCGGCGACGCCACCCGCTTCTGCCAGTGGCAGCAGGAGAGCGGCCAGCTCGCGGTCTTCCTGAGCCGCACCACGGCGTCCGACTTCGACGTGATGATCGCCGAGGCCACCCCGGTCGACGGCGTGGGCGAGGACGCGTTCCTGCTCTCCGGCCACCTCTACGTCCTGTACGGCACGGTCCAGCTCGACATCTACTCCCGCGGTGGCTCCGACGAGCAGAACCTGGCCGAGGCCAAGAAGGTCGCCAAGGTCCTGCTGCCCCGGGTCTGA
- a CDS encoding DUF1152 domain-containing protein: MTFSLDTPPLFAALAPARRVLIAGAGGGFDVYAGLPLALALWHRGVEVHLANLSFSELELVDRDSWLTEQVVAVTPASASPDWYFPEGVLAKWLASQDLPSTVYAFPPLGVQTLREAYEHLIALHDIDAVVLVDGGTDILMRGDENGIGTPVEDLTSVGAVAGIDVPVKLVTCLGFGIDANDGVHSVEVLDNLAALDREGGYLGALSIPGSSREARLYRAAVADAAAATPDRPSIVNGQIAAALAGQFGDVQFTRRTTGSTLFVNPLMAIYFTVDLDKLAARCLYLDRIENTVGRRQVIGRIEAYRNEVTTRIPRAYPH; this comes from the coding sequence GTGACGTTCTCGTTGGACACCCCGCCGCTGTTCGCTGCGCTGGCCCCCGCCCGCCGCGTGCTGATCGCCGGGGCCGGTGGCGGCTTCGACGTCTACGCCGGCCTGCCGCTGGCCCTGGCCCTGTGGCACCGCGGCGTCGAGGTGCACCTGGCCAACCTGTCGTTCTCCGAGCTCGAACTGGTCGACCGCGACTCGTGGCTGACGGAGCAGGTGGTGGCGGTGACCCCGGCGTCGGCCAGTCCGGACTGGTACTTCCCCGAGGGGGTGCTGGCCAAGTGGCTGGCGTCGCAGGACCTTCCCTCGACCGTGTACGCCTTCCCGCCGCTCGGCGTGCAGACGTTGCGGGAGGCGTACGAGCATCTGATCGCGCTGCACGACATCGACGCGGTGGTGCTGGTCGACGGGGGCACCGACATCCTCATGCGCGGCGACGAGAACGGGATCGGCACCCCCGTCGAGGATCTGACCAGCGTCGGCGCCGTGGCCGGGATCGACGTGCCGGTCAAACTGGTGACCTGCCTGGGGTTCGGCATCGACGCCAACGACGGCGTGCACAGCGTCGAGGTGCTGGACAACCTGGCCGCGCTCGACCGGGAGGGTGGCTACCTGGGCGCGCTGTCGATCCCGGGCTCGTCGCGGGAGGCGCGGCTCTACCGGGCCGCCGTGGCCGACGCGGCCGCCGCCACCCCCGACCGCCCCAGCATCGTCAACGGCCAGATCGCCGCGGCCCTGGCCGGCCAGTTCGGCGACGTGCAGTTCACCCGGCGCACCACCGGCAGCACGCTCTTCGTCAACCCGCTGATGGCGATCTACTTCACCGTCGACCTCGACAAGCTGGCCGCCCGCTGCCTCTACCTGGACCGCATCGAGAACACGGTCGGCCGCCGCCAGGTGATCGGCCGGATCGAGGCCTACCGCAACGAGGTCACCACCCGCATCCCCCGTGCCTACCCCCACTGA
- a CDS encoding GntR family transcriptional regulator: MTAKMAPQLKEDIRQLIAQDGMGPGDQLPTEPELSERFGVSRNKIREALKLLEQDGLVTAIQGRGRFVSALGSLPIERPVNIYESITELLQGLGYTVTNVVLSVEESTADARVARELQLDEGDPVIRLVRLRLGDDQPMVFSINIIRRDALPGPLEYRNWGASITKILEGHGHHVVSSIARLSAANLPAEHSTTYDLAQYDPWLLVEETCISREGERVLYAVDYHRSSEIAFNVVRRR, from the coding sequence GTGACCGCCAAGATGGCTCCCCAGCTGAAGGAAGACATCCGTCAGCTCATCGCGCAGGACGGGATGGGGCCGGGTGATCAACTGCCGACCGAGCCCGAGCTGTCGGAGCGGTTCGGCGTCTCCCGCAACAAGATCCGCGAGGCGCTGAAGCTGCTGGAGCAGGACGGGCTGGTCACCGCCATCCAGGGCCGGGGCCGGTTCGTGTCGGCCCTGGGGTCGCTGCCGATCGAGCGGCCGGTGAACATCTACGAGAGCATCACCGAGCTGCTGCAGGGCCTCGGCTACACGGTCACCAACGTGGTGCTGAGCGTGGAGGAGTCCACCGCCGACGCCCGGGTCGCCCGCGAGTTGCAGCTCGACGAGGGCGACCCGGTCATCCGGCTGGTGCGGCTGCGGCTCGGCGACGACCAGCCGATGGTCTTCAGCATCAACATCATCCGTCGCGACGCGCTGCCCGGCCCGCTCGAGTACCGCAACTGGGGTGCCTCCATCACCAAGATCTTGGAGGGTCACGGGCACCACGTCGTGTCGTCGATCGCCCGGCTCTCCGCGGCCAACCTGCCCGCCGAGCACTCCACAACGTACGACTTGGCTCAATACGACCCCTGGCTGCTGGTCGAGGAGACGTGCATCTCGCGCGAGGGCGAGCGGGTGCTGTACGCCGTCGACTACCACCGCAGCAGCGAGATCGCCTTCAACGTGGTCCGCCGCCGCTGA
- a CDS encoding ATP-binding cassette domain-containing protein, with protein sequence MTPVLEAKDLVKTYGRVVGLDGVGLQLLPGEILAVIGDNGAGKSTLIKCLTGAEIPTSGELFVNGEPVTFKRPQDARAAGLETVYQTLAVSPALDVAANLFLGREIRRKGITGSVFRALDVKGMRERARAELTELGISTLQDVTVPVENLSGGQRQAVAVARAAAFGSKVVVLDEPTAALGVRESNQVLQLIRTLRDRGVAVILISHNMPQVFEVADRIHIQRLGKCAGTITPQSHSMTDAVAIMTGAQTL encoded by the coding sequence ATGACCCCCGTTCTCGAGGCGAAAGACCTGGTCAAGACGTACGGGCGGGTGGTCGGCCTGGACGGCGTCGGGCTCCAGCTGCTGCCGGGCGAGATCCTTGCCGTGATCGGTGACAACGGCGCCGGCAAGTCCACGCTGATCAAGTGCCTGACCGGCGCCGAGATCCCGACCTCGGGCGAGCTGTTCGTCAACGGCGAGCCGGTCACCTTCAAACGGCCCCAGGACGCGCGGGCGGCCGGGCTGGAGACGGTCTATCAGACGCTCGCGGTCTCCCCGGCCCTCGACGTGGCGGCCAACCTGTTCCTGGGCCGCGAGATCCGGCGCAAGGGCATCACGGGCTCGGTGTTCCGGGCCCTCGACGTCAAGGGCATGCGCGAGCGGGCCCGGGCCGAGCTGACCGAGCTGGGCATCTCGACGCTGCAGGACGTCACCGTGCCGGTCGAGAACCTCTCCGGCGGTCAGCGGCAGGCCGTCGCGGTAGCCCGGGCCGCGGCCTTCGGCTCCAAGGTGGTCGTGCTGGACGAGCCGACCGCGGCGCTCGGCGTGCGCGAGTCCAATCAGGTGCTCCAGCTGATCCGCACCCTGCGCGACCGGGGGGTGGCGGTCATTCTGATCAGCCACAACATGCCGCAGGTGTTCGAGGTGGCCGACCGCATCCACATCCAGCGCCTGGGCAAGTGCGCGGGCACCATCACCCCGCAGAGCCACTCGATGACCGACGCCGTCGCGATCATGACGGGAGCGCAGACGCTGTGA
- a CDS encoding class I SAM-dependent methyltransferase, which yields MTDTNRETLRTTFGQDAELYDRFRPAYPPRLFTDLDALADLGPHTRVLEIGCGTGQATLPLARRGCQVVAMDLSPDMAARARRNLAQFPNVTVVAAAFEDWPPPDGPFDVVLSATAFHWLDPGLRMSKVADLLRPGGSLGIVSTHHIAGGTNAFFADAQRCYERFDPATPPGMRLTTDDETPEETAEFDRSARFGPVAFRRYEWQQTYTAGEYLNLLMTYSGTRALAPQARNGLLACIAHLIDEVHGGAITKQYRTRLAIGHKKS from the coding sequence ATGACCGACACCAACCGGGAAACACTGCGCACGACATTCGGCCAGGACGCCGAACTCTACGACCGGTTCCGCCCGGCCTATCCGCCCCGGCTGTTCACCGACCTCGACGCGCTGGCCGATCTCGGTCCGCACACTCGGGTCCTGGAGATCGGCTGCGGCACCGGCCAAGCCACCCTGCCCCTGGCCCGGCGGGGATGCCAGGTCGTCGCGATGGACCTCAGCCCCGACATGGCCGCCCGCGCCCGACGGAACCTCGCGCAGTTCCCGAACGTCACCGTCGTCGCGGCGGCCTTCGAGGACTGGCCGCCCCCGGACGGACCGTTCGACGTGGTTCTCTCCGCGACCGCTTTCCACTGGCTCGACCCCGGCCTGCGCATGAGCAAAGTCGCTGACCTGCTGCGGCCCGGCGGATCGCTCGGCATCGTCTCGACTCACCACATCGCCGGCGGCACGAACGCCTTCTTCGCCGACGCGCAACGATGCTACGAACGTTTCGACCCCGCGACGCCGCCCGGCATGCGCCTGACAACCGATGACGAGACCCCGGAGGAGACGGCAGAGTTCGATCGATCGGCACGATTCGGGCCGGTCGCCTTCCGGCGCTACGAGTGGCAACAGACCTACACGGCCGGTGAATATCTGAACCTGCTCATGACCTACTCCGGCACTCGAGCCCTGGCCCCGCAGGCGCGCAACGGCCTGTTGGCGTGCATCGCGCACCTGATCGACGAGGTTCACGGCGGAGCGATCACCAAGCAGTACCGGACCCGGCTTGCGATCGGGCACAAGAAATCGTGA
- a CDS encoding polysaccharide deacetylase family protein has translation MVDVFLRWREPAVRLLSRAVPGDVLWFVETAEPVFGLTFDDGPHPQTTPGLLAVLRRHRAKATFFLVGERIKANPHVVEQIVAEGHEVANHLMRDERSVLVPDEQFERELAETSRLLAAYGPVRWFRPGSGFYKPRMLRAAAGQNLRAVLGTVVAANTGGPGDAAIAGGLATSVRKGSIVVLHEGTEKRRGVVATTDELLTALAGRGLTAVTVSELVAG, from the coding sequence ATGGTTGACGTGTTCTTGCGGTGGCGGGAGCCGGCGGTCCGGCTGCTGTCGCGGGCCGTTCCCGGTGACGTGTTGTGGTTCGTCGAGACCGCGGAGCCCGTGTTCGGGCTGACCTTTGATGACGGGCCACATCCGCAGACGACGCCGGGGCTGCTCGCGGTGTTGCGGCGGCATCGGGCGAAGGCCACCTTCTTCCTGGTCGGCGAGCGGATCAAGGCGAACCCGCACGTGGTCGAGCAGATCGTGGCCGAGGGGCACGAGGTGGCCAACCATCTGATGCGCGACGAGCGGTCGGTGCTGGTGCCCGACGAGCAGTTCGAGCGGGAGCTGGCCGAGACCAGCCGGCTGCTGGCGGCGTACGGGCCGGTCCGGTGGTTCCGCCCGGGGTCGGGGTTCTACAAACCGCGGATGCTGCGGGCGGCGGCCGGGCAGAACCTGCGGGCCGTGCTGGGCACGGTGGTCGCGGCGAACACGGGTGGGCCGGGCGACGCGGCGATCGCCGGCGGGCTGGCCACGTCGGTGCGGAAAGGGTCGATCGTGGTGCTGCACGAGGGCACCGAGAAGCGCCGCGGGGTGGTCGCCACCACCGATGAGCTGCTGACCGCGCTGGCCGGACGCGGGCTGACCGCGGTCACGGTCTCCGAGCTGGTGGCCGGTTAG